The following coding sequences lie in one Paraburkholderia largidicola genomic window:
- a CDS encoding energy transducer TonB, with translation MVKPPYPPMSKRLQEAGTAIVQLLIDERGAIESAHVVRSSGYRRLDDAARDAVLASTCTPHIVDGTVKRATAAVPFTFGFTN, from the coding sequence ATGGTCAAGCCGCCCTATCCGCCGATGTCCAAACGTCTGCAGGAAGCAGGCACGGCCATCGTGCAACTGCTCATCGATGAACGCGGAGCTATCGAATCGGCGCATGTCGTGCGCAGCAGCGGCTACAGGCGTCTCGACGATGCCGCCCGCGACGCCGTACTCGCCAGCACCTGTACGCCGCATATCGTGGACGGAACCGTGAAACGCGCGACAGCCGCTGTCCCTTTCACATTCGGTTTCACTAACTAA
- a CDS encoding YcnI family protein: MYTRPRRGQRVVAPILFVFVALAATVASRCAHAHIVAQPDQGKAGSYFETSLKVPHGCDGSSTVALRVGIPDGVLSIKPQMKPGWTVSIVTRSIDPPLKLEHGMTIDKAVAAVEWRGGPLPDSLYDTFGLVMKLPTTAGKTLYFPVVQTCENGKRDWTDIPVEGQDWHTVHSPAPQVRLVPAQ; this comes from the coding sequence ATGTACACACGTCCACGGCGTGGGCAGCGAGTAGTCGCGCCCATTCTCTTCGTATTCGTCGCACTGGCCGCCACGGTCGCCAGCCGCTGCGCACACGCGCACATCGTCGCCCAGCCGGATCAAGGCAAGGCCGGCAGTTATTTCGAAACATCGTTGAAAGTCCCGCACGGATGCGACGGGTCATCAACGGTGGCATTGCGCGTCGGGATTCCCGATGGCGTGCTGTCGATCAAGCCGCAAATGAAGCCGGGCTGGACCGTGAGCATCGTGACTCGCTCCATCGACCCTCCGCTGAAGCTCGAACATGGGATGACGATCGACAAGGCGGTCGCGGCCGTCGAATGGCGCGGCGGCCCACTCCCGGACAGTCTCTATGACACCTTCGGTCTGGTCATGAAGCTGCCCACCACTGCGGGCAAGACGCTTTATTTCCCTGTCGTGCAGACCTGCGAAAACGGCAAGCGCGACTGGACCGACATTCCCGTCGAAGGACAAGACTGGCACACCGTTCACAGCCCCGCTCCTCAGGTTCGACTCGTACCGGCGCAATGA
- a CDS encoding DUF2946 domain-containing protein translates to MTRASAPVRQIAWTCLFAVWLAIAAPVVTQLRAAMDVQQLSADLCSTQPDADSHAHDPAAHRDRADSTCGYCDLLVHHPPLHSAPSAKPLPVLFSEGTCVEAPATPTTLRRYVFAWSRDPPHVAS, encoded by the coding sequence ATGACACGAGCCAGCGCACCTGTTCGTCAAATAGCATGGACCTGCCTGTTTGCGGTCTGGCTCGCCATTGCTGCGCCTGTCGTGACGCAATTGCGCGCAGCAATGGACGTGCAGCAGTTATCCGCCGATCTCTGCTCGACGCAGCCGGACGCGGATTCGCATGCGCATGATCCCGCCGCACATCGCGACCGGGCGGACAGCACGTGCGGCTACTGTGATCTGCTCGTGCACCATCCGCCGCTGCACAGCGCGCCGTCAGCAAAACCGTTGCCCGTGCTGTTCAGCGAAGGCACTTGCGTCGAAGCCCCGGCGACGCCAACCACGCTGCGACGCTATGTCTTCGCGTGGTCGCGCGACCCACCGCATGTCGCTTCCTGA
- a CDS encoding ExbD/TolR family protein, giving the protein MAIDLFSSDHEGAVISEINMTPLVDVMLVLLIVFMVTLPVIHDAARVQLPHASSQHEDLRTAHVDVAIDAAGEMRWNGEALDDPAVVGRLAAAAKIAPQPEIRLAADGGVRYERVARLLSAAQSAGLTKVSFVTDPNAM; this is encoded by the coding sequence ATGGCCATCGATCTTTTTTCTTCCGACCACGAAGGTGCCGTCATCAGCGAAATCAACATGACGCCGCTTGTTGACGTGATGCTGGTGCTGCTTATCGTCTTCATGGTCACGTTACCCGTCATTCACGATGCAGCCCGCGTCCAGTTGCCACACGCGAGCAGTCAGCACGAAGACCTTCGCACAGCGCATGTGGACGTAGCCATCGATGCCGCCGGCGAGATGCGCTGGAACGGCGAGGCGCTCGACGATCCGGCTGTCGTCGGGCGGCTTGCCGCTGCAGCGAAGATTGCCCCGCAGCCCGAGATACGGCTCGCAGCAGACGGTGGCGTGCGTTATGAGCGCGTGGCAAGACTGTTGTCCGCTGCTCAATCGGCGGGCTTGACCAAGGTCAGCTTCGTCACCGATCCCAACGCGATGTAG
- a CDS encoding MotA/TolQ/ExbB proton channel family protein, which translates to MHAYGLLHLWQQGDIATRAIATILVAMSILSWSVIVAKAFEFWRVRRLVVTAEQQFWRASDFETGLRGLGGPGTPLHDLASAAQAAATHHEANRGRLQDRVDPSDWLLRNLKSSLDERASRLQRGLAVLASIGSTAPFVGLFGTVWGIYHALLMLGTVGQASIGQVAGPVGEALIMTALGLFVAIPAVLGYNGLARLHRDTVARLSRFAHALHLLLLTGTTPACASRPTTPQPLRTANAR; encoded by the coding sequence ATGCACGCATACGGACTACTCCACCTCTGGCAGCAAGGCGACATCGCCACGCGCGCCATTGCCACGATCCTGGTTGCGATGTCGATCCTGTCATGGAGCGTGATCGTCGCCAAAGCGTTTGAGTTCTGGCGCGTCAGGCGACTCGTGGTAACTGCAGAACAGCAGTTCTGGCGCGCCAGCGACTTCGAAACAGGATTGCGCGGACTCGGCGGACCCGGCACCCCGCTACATGACCTCGCGAGCGCCGCGCAAGCTGCCGCCACGCATCACGAGGCGAACCGCGGCCGGCTGCAAGATCGCGTCGATCCGAGCGACTGGCTGCTGCGCAACCTGAAGTCGTCGCTCGACGAGAGGGCCTCCCGGCTGCAACGCGGTCTTGCCGTGCTGGCATCCATCGGCTCGACGGCTCCGTTCGTCGGTCTGTTCGGCACAGTGTGGGGCATCTATCACGCGTTGCTGATGCTCGGAACAGTGGGTCAGGCGAGCATTGGTCAGGTGGCGGGGCCGGTCGGCGAAGCGTTGATCATGACGGCGCTCGGCCTGTTCGTCGCCATTCCGGCCGTGCTGGGCTACAACGGACTGGCACGCTTGCACCGGGATACCGTCGCCAGGCTGAGCCGCTTTGCACATGCGCTGCACTTGCTGCTGCTGACGGGCACCACGCCCGCCTGCGCATCGCGCCCGACGACGCCCCAGCCATTGCGCACCGCCAACGCGAGGTGA